In a single window of the Orbaceae bacterium lpD04 genome:
- the rpsL gene encoding 30S ribosomal protein S12: MATINQLVRKPRALKEVKSNVPALEACPQKRGVCTRVYTTTPKKPNSALRKVCRVRLTNGFEVTSYIGGEGHNLQEHSVILIRGGRVKDLPGVRYHTVRGALDCAGVKDRKQSRSKYGVKRPKA; this comes from the coding sequence ATGGCAACAATTAATCAGCTGGTACGCAAACCTCGAGCACTAAAGGAAGTTAAAAGTAATGTTCCTGCTCTAGAAGCATGCCCGCAAAAACGAGGTGTTTGTACTCGTGTTTATACTACAACACCTAAAAAACCAAACTCAGCACTACGTAAAGTATGTCGTGTTCGTTTAACTAATGGTTTTGAAGTTACCTCTTATATTGGTGGTGAAGGCCATAATCTACAAGAGCATAGCGTAATTTTAATTCGCGGTGGTCGTGTTAAAGATTTACCAGGTGTTCGTTACCATACTGTTCGTGGAGCGCTTGACTGTGCGGGTGTTAAAGACCGTAAACAATCACGTTCTAAATACGGTGTGAAAAGACCTAAGGCTTAA
- the rpsG gene encoding 30S ribosomal protein S7: MPRRHIAGQRKILPDPKFSSELLAKFVNILMIDGKKSVAESIVYSALDTLAQRSGKDHLAAFEVALDNVRPTVEVKSRRVGGSTYQVPVEVRPVRRNALAMRWIVDAARKRGDKSMALRLANELGDAFENKGTAVKKREDVHRMAEANRAFAHYRW; this comes from the coding sequence ATGCCACGTCGTCACATTGCCGGTCAAAGAAAGATTCTACCTGATCCGAAATTCAGTTCAGAATTACTGGCTAAATTTGTAAATATTTTAATGATAGATGGTAAAAAATCTGTCGCAGAATCAATTGTATATTCAGCTCTTGATACGCTTGCACAGCGTAGCGGGAAAGACCATTTAGCGGCTTTTGAAGTTGCATTAGATAACGTAAGACCAACTGTAGAAGTTAAATCTCGCCGTGTTGGTGGTTCTACATACCAAGTACCTGTTGAGGTACGTCCTGTTCGTCGTAATGCTCTTGCGATGCGTTGGATTGTAGATGCAGCACGTAAACGCGGTGATAAATCAATGGCTTTACGCCTAGCGAACGAACTTGGAGATGCTTTTGAAAATAAAGGCACTGCAGTTAAGAAACGTGAAGACGTTCATCGTATGGCTGAAGCTAATAGGGCGTTTGCTCATTATCGTTGGTAA